A genomic stretch from Peromyscus eremicus chromosome 6, PerEre_H2_v1, whole genome shotgun sequence includes:
- the LOC131913800 gene encoding speckle-type POZ protein-like, which translates to MAGDEIAQRWDHTQISVQDFSYRWTISNFPFIVEEMPESFMSPAFSIGTNDKWCLKIHPNGVDEESADYLSVYLVLLSYLKSHVWAKFQFWIINNEGAKMKVRRSPRAFRFVPRSNWGYKKYIARDFLLSHAFQFFPDDQLTLVCKVSIVQVSLSISDQNRKPGIQVPNCTLADEPGELWENSCFTDCCLVVAGQEFWAHKAILAARSSVFRAMIEQDMEESRKNRFEIPDLEPQVFKAMMDFIYTGKAPDLDSMADALLVGADKYGLERLKVMCEDSLCRNLSVENAAHTLVLADLHSSEQLKTQALAFITAHASEVSETSSWKTMVDLYPHLLAEAYGSMASTQCPSQGQPSKCLK; encoded by the coding sequence ATGGCAGGAGATGAGATAGCCCAGAGATGGGACCACACACAAATCAGCGTTCAAGATTTCTCCTATAGGTGGACCATCAGCAACTTCCCTTTTATTGTTGAGGAAATGCCAGAAAGCTTTATGAGCCCAGCTTTCTCAATAGGAAccaatgacaaatggtgtttgaaAATACACCCGAACGGAGTCGATGAAGAAAGTGcagattacctgtcagtttacctagtgttACTCAGCTATCTAAAGAGtcatgtttgggcaaagttccaATTCTGGATCATAAACAACGAAGGAGCGAAAATGAAAGTCAGGAGGAGCCCAAGAGCCTTTAGGTTCGTGCCACGCAGCAATTGGGgttataaaaaatatattgctCGAGACTTCCTCTTGTCCCATGCATTTCAGTTTTTCCCAGATGACCAGCTCACCCTCGTCTGCAAGGTCAGCATAGTCCAGGTCTCTTTGAGCATCTCTGACCAGAACAGGAAACCAGGAATTCAAGTTCCCAACTGCACATTGGCAGATGAGCcaggagagctgtgggagaattcctgtttcacagactGCTGTCTGGTGGTAGCTGGCCAGGAATTCTGGGCTCACAAAgccatcttagcagctcgctcttcagttttcagagccatgattgaacaagatatggaggAGAGTAGAAAGAACCGCTTTGAGATCCCtgacctggagccacaagtcttcaaggcaatgatggacttcatttacactgggaaggcaccagacctggacagcatggcagatgCTCTGCTGGTAGGTGCTGACAAGTATGGCCTGGagcgtttgaaggtcatgtgtgaggatTCCCTCTGCAGGAACCtttctgtggagaatgctgcccacactcttgtcctggctgacctccacagctcagagcagctgaaaacccaggcacttgctttcattacagctcatgcttctgaggtctctgagacctcCAGCTGGAAGACAATGGTGGACTTATATCCCCACTTATTGGCTGAAGCTTATGGTTCCATGGCTTCTACTCAGTGCCCTTCCCAGGGGCAACCTAGTAAATGCTTGAAGTGA